Genomic segment of Bacteroidia bacterium:
ATCACTGTTTCGTGGCGAGCTTCCATTTGTTTTTTGTTTTTTTTAATGCAGTTTAAACATAGGCAAATAAGCTAAAAAAACTTGTTGGATGGCAAACTCTTATAGGTTAATTTTTATACTTTTGTACAGTGGTACGTAAAACTATCAAATTTCTTTGGTTAATGGCATTTTGTTTTTTGTATGCTTTATCTTACGCCCAAAGCCGATACACAGATAGAATAATACTGAAAACAGAGCTTATTCACTTGATAACAGGTCAGGCTGGAATTTTGGTAGAAAAACATTTTAGCAAACGTAGCGCTGTGGAGTTTGGCGGGGGCTTTATTTTTTCAGATTATACCGATAGGTTTTTTTTACCTAATTTTATTGATGAAAGACAAATTTTACTTACAGAAGGATACGTACTACGAACTAACTATCGCCGTTACAAAGAAATTATTAAACAAAACACACAAGTTTCTCGCTATTTTCAGGTAGATTTTTTTGTTAAAGTAATTGACTACCAACCTTTGAAGAAGCAAAATTGTACTATATACAGCTTAAAAGATGTGGTAGGTTTGTCTGTCAATTGGGGTAAGCCCAGGATTACTTCGCGGTTTTGGGTTTATGACCTGTATGCAGGTATAGGAATACGCGTAAAGTACTATGCTTCGGATATTTGTGCGGATAATAGTGGCTATACAGTAGCTGAAGCACCGAAAGAATTGACACAAATATTTTCTTTTTTTCAGACTGGCGTCAAATTTGGGCGAATGTTAGAGAGTAAAAACTCAAAAAAGCTTGTATCAGGGCATTGAAAAATATGTACTTTTGCGCTGTATGAGTATTTTGGTAGTAGGTTCAGTAGCTTTTGATGCCATTGAGACACCTTTTGGAAAAACAGACAAGATTATTGGCGGAGCAGCTACTTATATTTCAATTGTAAGCAGTTATTTTTCTAAAGAAGTCTATTTAGTTAGTGTGGTAGGTGGAGATTTTCCTGCTTCTGCTATTGAGGACTTCAAAAAAAGAAATATCAACGTAGAAGGATTGGAAATCAAACCGAACGAAAAGTCTTTTTTTTGGTCAGGGCGATACCATGAAGATATGAACTCTCGGGATACTTTGATAACCGAACTGAATGTGTTAGCAAATTTTGAACCTAAAATTCTGCCTATACACCAACAAGCTGAATTTGTGATGTTGGGTAATCTTGCGCCAGATATTCAACGCAGCGTGTTACAAAAATTGCAAAAACGTCCCAAGTTAGTAGTAATGGATACTATGAACTTTTGGATGGAAACTGCACGCAGCAGTTTAATAGAAACGCTTAAATTAACGGATGTGCTTGTTATTAACGATGAAGAAGCCCGCCAATTGAGTAACCTTAAAAATCTTAAACATGCTGCCCAAGCTATTCTTGCTATGGGACCTAAAATTTTAGTTATCAAAAAAGGCGAACATGGCGCTATGCTTTTTGCTAAAACAGGAGAGTTTTTTAATAGCCCTGCCTTACTTCTAGACCGC
This window contains:
- a CDS encoding PfkB family carbohydrate kinase — its product is MSILVVGSVAFDAIETPFGKTDKIIGGAATYISIVSSYFSKEVYLVSVVGGDFPASAIEDFKKRNINVEGLEIKPNEKSFFWSGRYHEDMNSRDTLITELNVLANFEPKILPIHQQAEFVMLGNLAPDIQRSVLQKLQKRPKLVVMDTMNFWMETARSSLIETLKLTDVLVINDEEARQLSNLKNLKHAAQAILAMGPKILVIKKGEHGAMLFAKTGEFFNSPALLLDRVVDPTGAGDCFAAGFISYLSQQQYISFEAMKHAVLYGSVMASFCVEEFGPNGIMHLTHDKIKERYFQLLQSMKIAKH